A region from the Saccharomonospora azurea NA-128 genome encodes:
- a CDS encoding DUF2382 domain-containing protein, with translation MATTLRPEELVDNSVVDAEGRKIGKVGTVYLAEESRDPEWVTVRTGLFGQRESFVPLQGARMDSDGVHVSVSKAQVSDAPHTDADSDLSGEEAAALYRHYNLPTPRSAMPEESTGRDTGTGGRGERSGTGPTTGMTGAAGTAGTTGAAGTTAAGETGTTAGRGRPSDMPQGRPGSEDEGMVRSEERLHASTENVESGRVRLRKYVVTEEQQMTVPVSHEEVRIEREPVTGAERGTPHEIGEEEQEITLHREEAHVTKENVPVEKVRLGKETVTEEETISGEVRKEQFDIDEERRGPGEGPTTR, from the coding sequence GTGGCCACGACACTGCGTCCGGAGGAACTCGTCGACAACTCGGTCGTCGACGCGGAGGGCCGCAAGATCGGCAAGGTGGGCACCGTCTACCTGGCCGAGGAATCGCGAGACCCGGAGTGGGTCACCGTGCGAACGGGCCTCTTCGGGCAGAGGGAGAGCTTCGTGCCGCTCCAGGGCGCGCGGATGGACTCCGACGGCGTCCACGTCTCGGTGTCGAAGGCGCAGGTCTCCGACGCTCCTCACACGGACGCCGACAGCGACCTCTCCGGCGAGGAGGCCGCGGCCCTGTACCGTCACTACAACCTCCCGACCCCCAGGTCCGCGATGCCGGAGGAGTCCACGGGCCGAGACACGGGCACCGGCGGTCGAGGTGAGCGGAGTGGGACGGGTCCGACCACGGGCATGACCGGAGCCGCCGGTACTGCCGGTACCACCGGCGCCGCGGGCACGACAGCGGCGGGGGAGACGGGAACGACGGCCGGGCGGGGGCGCCCGAGCGACATGCCCCAGGGGCGGCCCGGCTCGGAGGACGAGGGCATGGTGCGGTCCGAGGAGCGACTGCACGCGAGCACCGAGAACGTCGAAAGCGGTCGGGTGCGGCTGCGCAAGTACGTCGTGACCGAGGAACAGCAGATGACGGTGCCCGTGTCCCACGAAGAGGTCCGCATCGAACGGGAACCGGTGACCGGAGCCGAGCGCGGGACACCGCACGAGATCGGCGAGGAGGAGCAGGAGATCACCCTGCACCGCGAGGAGGCGCACGTCACCAAGGAGAACGTGCCCGTGGAGAAGGTGCGACTCGGTAAGGAGACGGTCACCGAGGAGGAGACGATCTCCGGCGAGGTCCGCAAGGAGCAGTTCGACATCGACGAGGAGCGGCGGGGTCCGGGCGAGGGCCCGACGACCCGCTGA